One genomic segment of Primulina tabacum isolate GXHZ01 chromosome 9, ASM2559414v2, whole genome shotgun sequence includes these proteins:
- the LOC142556315 gene encoding ethylene receptor 2-like isoform X1: protein MLKTSCFLILSIFILVAAAENGFSRCNCDEEGFWSIETLLECQKVSDFFIAVAYFSIPIELLCFVSCSNVPFKWVLFQFISFIVLCGMTHLLNGWTYGPHPFQLMLALTIFKFLTALVSFATAITLITLIPLLLKIKVREHMLKKKTWDLDREVGIIKKQKEASWHVRMLTQEIRKSLDRHTILYSTLVELSKTLDLQNCAIWMPNAGRTEVNLTHELKGGSFSNTGNSPIPTSDPDVREIKRSDGVKVLNPKSVLAVASSGGTGEPGAVAAIRMPMLKVSDFKGGTPEMIPACYAILVLVLPDGQGISWGDEELEIVEVVADQVAVALSHASILEESQLMRDKLVQQNRALQQAKQDALMASQARNAFQMVMSKGLRSPMHSMLGLLSILQDEKLSTEQQLLVNTMIKTSNVLSALITDVVDTSTKDNGKFPLQMRSFPLHSMMKEASCLSKCLCVYRGYEFVIEIDKSLPNQVLGDERRVFQVILHMVGSLLKGSKQGGSLTLRVFLVSGSQGWKERKRGQGRTNSSDGYVYIRLEVGIRRISSQTEDNTHPVIPHGFQRYYNGVEGGMSFSACRKLVQLMQGDIRVISNPEGFDECMALGLRFQVRSSAVTSLLEHGESSDRVHSNTLFRGLKVLVADADDVNRAVTRKLLEKLGCTVSAVSSGYECLSALGPSISSCQIVLLDLELPDLNGFEVTTRIRKFRSRSWPLVIALTASDDGETKDKCGQIGMNGVIQKPGSFQEIANELKHILVQANRSL from the exons TTGGAGCATCGAGACTCTTTTGGAGTGCCAAAAAGTTAGTGATTTTTTCATCGCAGTGGCCTATTTTTCCATTCCGATCGAGCTACTTTGTTTTGTTAGTTGTTCGAATGTCCCATTTAAATGGGTACTTTTCCAGTTCATATCCTTCATTGTCCTCTGTGGCATGACACATTTGCTAAACGGATGGACTTACGGTCCGCACCCGTTTCAGTTGATGCTCGCTCTGACAATTTTCAAATTCCTGACAGCTTTAGTTTCGTTTGCCACTGCCATAACCCTTATCACACTTATCCCCTTGTTACTCAAAATCAAGGTGAGAGAACATATGTTGAAGAAGAAGACATGGGATCTTGATCGGGAGGTAGGAATTATTAAGAAGCAGAAAGAAGCTAGTTGGCATGTTAGGATGTTAACTCAAGAAATTCGAAAATCCCTTGACCGGCACACGATATTGTATTCGACTTTGGTTGAGCTGTCAAAGACATTGGATTTGCAGAATTGTGCTATTTGGATGCCAAATGCAGGTAGAACGGAAGTGAATCTTACACATGAATTGAAAGGAGGGAGCTTTTCAAATACGGGAAACTCTCCAATCCCAACTAGCGATCCAGATGTGAGAGAGATCAAGAGAAGTGATGGAGTGAAAGTACTAAATCCTAAGTCGGTTCTTGCTGTGGCAAGCAGTGGAGGAACTGGTGAGCCTGGTGCTGTGGCTGCAATTCGAATGCCTATGCTTAAGGTTTCCGATTTCAAAGGTGGCACCCCGGAGATGATTCCGGCATGCTATGCAATTCTTGTTTTGGTTCTTCCGGATGGGCAGGGTATATCTTGGGGCGATGAGGAACTTGAGATAGTCGAGGTCGTAGCTGACCAGGTTGCTGTTGCTCTTTCTCATGCTTCAATTCTCGAAGAATCTCAACTTATGAGAGACAAATTAGTGCAACAAAATCGAGCACTACAACAAGCGAAACAAGATGCATTAATGGCAAGTCAAGCCCGAAATGCATTTCAAATGGTAATGAGTAAAGGATTAAGAAGTCCAATGCATTCAATGCTTGgacttctttccattttacAAGACGAAAAATTAAGTACCGAACAACAGCTTCTTGTCAACACCATGATTAAGACAAGCAATGTTCTTTCAGCCTTGATAACTGATGTGGTGGATACTTCGACCAAAGATAATGGAAAATTCCCTTTGCAAATGAGGTCTTTTCCATTGCATTCTATGATGAAAGAAGCTTCTTGCCTCTCCAAGTGCCTTTGTGTTTATAGGGGTTATGAATTTGTGATCGAAATCGATAAGTCATTGCCAAATCAAGTATTGGGAGATGAGCGTCGAGTATTTCAGGTCATTTTGCATATGGTTGGGAGTCTGTTGAAGGGAAGTAAACAAGGGGGTTCACTTACATTAAGGGTATTTCTAGTCAGTGGTAGTCAGGGATGGAAGGAGCGAAAAAGAGGCCAGGGGCGAACAAACTCGTCTGATGGCTATGTTTATATAAGGCTTGAAGTTGGGATTCGTCGTATCAGCTCCCAGACAGAAGACAACACACATCCCGTGATTCCACATGGTTTCCAGAGATACTATAATGGAGTGGAGGGAGGAATGAGCTTTAGCGCTTGCAGGAAACTAGTTCAG TTGATGCAAGGAGACATCAGGGTTATATCAAATCCTGAAGGTTTTGATGAATGCATGGCTCTTGGCTTACGGTTTCAAGTCCGGTCCTCCGCTGTTACAAGCCTATTAGAACATGGTGAATCTTCGGATCGAGTCCATTCGAACACCCTTTTTAGAGGATTGAAAGTTCTTGTAGCTGATGCGGATGATGTAAATCGAGCAGTGACACGTAAATTGCTGGAGAAATTGGGATGCACGGTTTCTGCTGTTTCATCGGGATATGAATGCCTCAGTGCTCTTGGTCCTTCTATATCTTCCTGTCAAATAGTGCTCCTTGATCTGGAGCTACCCGATTTAAATGGCTTTGAAGTTACTACAAGGATTCGTAAATTTCGTAGCCGTAGCTGGCCATTGGTCATCGCCTTGACAGCAAGTGATGACGGAGAAACAAAGGATAAATGTGGCCAGATTGGAATGAACGGTGTTATTCAAAAACCAGGCTCGTTTCAAGAGATCGCGAACGAGCTTAAACATATTTTGGTGCAGGCTAATAGAAGTTTGTGA
- the LOC142556315 gene encoding protein EIN4-like isoform X2: protein MTHLLNGWTYGPHPFQLMLALTIFKFLTALVSFATAITLITLIPLLLKIKVREHMLKKKTWDLDREVGIIKKQKEASWHVRMLTQEIRKSLDRHTILYSTLVELSKTLDLQNCAIWMPNAGRTEVNLTHELKGGSFSNTGNSPIPTSDPDVREIKRSDGVKVLNPKSVLAVASSGGTGEPGAVAAIRMPMLKVSDFKGGTPEMIPACYAILVLVLPDGQGISWGDEELEIVEVVADQVAVALSHASILEESQLMRDKLVQQNRALQQAKQDALMASQARNAFQMVMSKGLRSPMHSMLGLLSILQDEKLSTEQQLLVNTMIKTSNVLSALITDVVDTSTKDNGKFPLQMRSFPLHSMMKEASCLSKCLCVYRGYEFVIEIDKSLPNQVLGDERRVFQVILHMVGSLLKGSKQGGSLTLRVFLVSGSQGWKERKRGQGRTNSSDGYVYIRLEVGIRRISSQTEDNTHPVIPHGFQRYYNGVEGGMSFSACRKLVQLMQGDIRVISNPEGFDECMALGLRFQVRSSAVTSLLEHGESSDRVHSNTLFRGLKVLVADADDVNRAVTRKLLEKLGCTVSAVSSGYECLSALGPSISSCQIVLLDLELPDLNGFEVTTRIRKFRSRSWPLVIALTASDDGETKDKCGQIGMNGVIQKPGSFQEIANELKHILVQANRSL, encoded by the exons ATGACACATTTGCTAAACGGATGGACTTACGGTCCGCACCCGTTTCAGTTGATGCTCGCTCTGACAATTTTCAAATTCCTGACAGCTTTAGTTTCGTTTGCCACTGCCATAACCCTTATCACACTTATCCCCTTGTTACTCAAAATCAAGGTGAGAGAACATATGTTGAAGAAGAAGACATGGGATCTTGATCGGGAGGTAGGAATTATTAAGAAGCAGAAAGAAGCTAGTTGGCATGTTAGGATGTTAACTCAAGAAATTCGAAAATCCCTTGACCGGCACACGATATTGTATTCGACTTTGGTTGAGCTGTCAAAGACATTGGATTTGCAGAATTGTGCTATTTGGATGCCAAATGCAGGTAGAACGGAAGTGAATCTTACACATGAATTGAAAGGAGGGAGCTTTTCAAATACGGGAAACTCTCCAATCCCAACTAGCGATCCAGATGTGAGAGAGATCAAGAGAAGTGATGGAGTGAAAGTACTAAATCCTAAGTCGGTTCTTGCTGTGGCAAGCAGTGGAGGAACTGGTGAGCCTGGTGCTGTGGCTGCAATTCGAATGCCTATGCTTAAGGTTTCCGATTTCAAAGGTGGCACCCCGGAGATGATTCCGGCATGCTATGCAATTCTTGTTTTGGTTCTTCCGGATGGGCAGGGTATATCTTGGGGCGATGAGGAACTTGAGATAGTCGAGGTCGTAGCTGACCAGGTTGCTGTTGCTCTTTCTCATGCTTCAATTCTCGAAGAATCTCAACTTATGAGAGACAAATTAGTGCAACAAAATCGAGCACTACAACAAGCGAAACAAGATGCATTAATGGCAAGTCAAGCCCGAAATGCATTTCAAATGGTAATGAGTAAAGGATTAAGAAGTCCAATGCATTCAATGCTTGgacttctttccattttacAAGACGAAAAATTAAGTACCGAACAACAGCTTCTTGTCAACACCATGATTAAGACAAGCAATGTTCTTTCAGCCTTGATAACTGATGTGGTGGATACTTCGACCAAAGATAATGGAAAATTCCCTTTGCAAATGAGGTCTTTTCCATTGCATTCTATGATGAAAGAAGCTTCTTGCCTCTCCAAGTGCCTTTGTGTTTATAGGGGTTATGAATTTGTGATCGAAATCGATAAGTCATTGCCAAATCAAGTATTGGGAGATGAGCGTCGAGTATTTCAGGTCATTTTGCATATGGTTGGGAGTCTGTTGAAGGGAAGTAAACAAGGGGGTTCACTTACATTAAGGGTATTTCTAGTCAGTGGTAGTCAGGGATGGAAGGAGCGAAAAAGAGGCCAGGGGCGAACAAACTCGTCTGATGGCTATGTTTATATAAGGCTTGAAGTTGGGATTCGTCGTATCAGCTCCCAGACAGAAGACAACACACATCCCGTGATTCCACATGGTTTCCAGAGATACTATAATGGAGTGGAGGGAGGAATGAGCTTTAGCGCTTGCAGGAAACTAGTTCAG TTGATGCAAGGAGACATCAGGGTTATATCAAATCCTGAAGGTTTTGATGAATGCATGGCTCTTGGCTTACGGTTTCAAGTCCGGTCCTCCGCTGTTACAAGCCTATTAGAACATGGTGAATCTTCGGATCGAGTCCATTCGAACACCCTTTTTAGAGGATTGAAAGTTCTTGTAGCTGATGCGGATGATGTAAATCGAGCAGTGACACGTAAATTGCTGGAGAAATTGGGATGCACGGTTTCTGCTGTTTCATCGGGATATGAATGCCTCAGTGCTCTTGGTCCTTCTATATCTTCCTGTCAAATAGTGCTCCTTGATCTGGAGCTACCCGATTTAAATGGCTTTGAAGTTACTACAAGGATTCGTAAATTTCGTAGCCGTAGCTGGCCATTGGTCATCGCCTTGACAGCAAGTGATGACGGAGAAACAAAGGATAAATGTGGCCAGATTGGAATGAACGGTGTTATTCAAAAACCAGGCTCGTTTCAAGAGATCGCGAACGAGCTTAAACATATTTTGGTGCAGGCTAATAGAAGTTTGTGA